In Acipenser ruthenus unplaced genomic scaffold, fAciRut3.2 maternal haplotype, whole genome shotgun sequence, a genomic segment contains:
- the LOC131729617 gene encoding uncharacterized protein LOC131729617: MAEIEDIFEGVEEAIDGADDDIEDLSEEAQEEIKAEVAEARAEVAELSKVSETLKTLLQYVTTSIPKIVGFVVKNLAIGAILWGVNVVLNKLLPDKQQSLDVQSKRAVIKALTAIIKNETGLSEKLLKWMTDHKDDMIQLEGFEVPMESIIQKYIGPVSDAVEQAFKVATSLTKKIDGKTQINIPTAEDIQQFLAAADAFLQAFSNLIQFVSTHVQQIKELKTFPLTQADIDSLKTQLDDAKALPLW; the protein is encoded by the exons ATGGCGGAGATAGAAGACATATTTGAGGGAGTTGAAGAAGCCATTGATGGAGCTGACGATGACATTGAAGACCTATCAGAAGAAGCACAAGaggaaataaaagcagaagtagcTGAAGCACGAGCAGAAGTTGCAGAGCTTTCCAAAGTTAGCGAGACCTTAAAAACCTTGCTTCAATACGTCACAACAAGTATACCAAAAATAGTAGGATTTGTTGTGAAAAATTTAGCTATCGGTGCTATCTTGTGGGGTGTAAATGTTGTTCTTAACAAATTGCTTCCCGATAAACAACAATCCTTGGATGTACAGAGTAAGCGTGCTGTGATTAAGGCATTAACCGCaatcattaaaaatgaaacaggcCTCAGTGAAAAGCTCCTAAAGTGGATGACAGACCACAAAGATGATATGATTCAACTGGAAGGATTTGAAGTACCAATGGAATCAATTATTCAGAAATACATTGGACCAGTATCTGAT GCCGTTGAGCAAGCCTTCAAAGTTGCAACCTCGCTCACGAAAAAGATTGACGGGAAAACCCAGATCAACATCCCAACAGCAGAAGACATCCAGCAGTTCCTTGCAGCTGCCGATGCATTTCTCCAAGCCTTCAGTAATTTGATTCAGTTTGTCTCCACACATGTTCAACAGATTAAAGAGCTTAAAACCTTTCCATTGACACAGGCAGACATTGACTCTCTTAAAACTCAGCTGGATGATGCTAAGGCCTTACCTTTGtggtaa